From Patescibacteria group bacterium, a single genomic window includes:
- a CDS encoding GtrA family protein, producing the protein MWQELFKNQFIRFLIVGGINTLFGYGVFALLLFVGLHYALAAFLGTILGILFNFKTTGVIVFNSHNNWLIFKFFGVYGVTYILNVLGLYLFSLAQISAYIGGAILILPMAFVAFFLNKRFVFKI; encoded by the coding sequence ATGTGGCAAGAATTGTTTAAAAATCAATTCATTCGGTTCTTAATCGTGGGGGGGATTAATACTCTGTTTGGCTACGGGGTTTTTGCTTTATTATTGTTTGTCGGCCTGCACTACGCGCTGGCGGCGTTCCTGGGCACAATATTGGGAATCTTGTTTAATTTTAAAACTACCGGCGTCATTGTTTTCAATTCCCATAACAATTGGCTTATTTTCAAGTTTTTTGGAGTTTACGGAGTGACCTATATTTTAAATGTTTTGGGGTTGTATTTGTTCAGTTTGGCACAAATAAGCGCTTATATTGGCGGGGCGATTCTGATTTTGCCGATGGCCTTTGTCGCCTTCTTTTTAAACAAAAGGTTTGTCTTCAAAATTTGA
- a CDS encoding radical SAM protein has translation MIKKNVYMCQVNNKYGNNVFLPYSTGVITSYCLTIPRIRENFEFKDNLFLKDNIDEVVEKLEEPDVFGFSSYIWNFEYNQKLAERVKSKYPNCLVVFGGHQVPFESENFFINRKFIDILVHGDGEVPFSEILVTYLSDDKNFSRINNLSINVNGNTMRTEIKKGDIDINKIPSPYLTGVFDKIVQSSPYSFTASLETNRGCPYGCAYCDWGSPLMNCKRILPFDEQRVKDEIEWFGKNKVEFVFGCDSNFGILPRDTGFIKKFIEIKNKYGFPQKFRTSYAKNSNRTIFEMNKELNKNKMCKGVTLSFQSLNPRTLEAVGRINMRIDNFKELLQQYNNEGIPTYTEIILGLPNETYDSYCQGLDILLENGQHSSINVYNCEIFPNSIMGDKKYQELYGIKGVSIPACLPHSMPDPKVVPEYDEIVIATATMPVADWKKASIFSWAIQCFHCLGLMQFVAIFAHNECQISYTHFYQDLISYAENNPNSILGRELKFISAIIDGVTQGKSWEFVIAKFGEVTWTIEEGSFLNFISDKAAFYNELKNYLLSYFKNIPADKIADLINYTGQMVIDPYCQKTMALELNYDFNKYFNEFYKGTDKPELIKVKNKLIFSDIQEFGGNLPDYAREIIWYGRKGGKFFHNQEKIKKEYL, from the coding sequence ATGATAAAGAAAAACGTTTACATGTGTCAGGTGAATAATAAATACGGCAATAATGTTTTTCTGCCGTATTCCACGGGTGTAATCACCAGTTATTGTCTTACCATTCCCCGGATCAGGGAAAATTTTGAATTTAAAGATAATTTATTTTTAAAAGACAACATTGACGAAGTGGTGGAAAAATTGGAAGAACCGGATGTTTTCGGTTTTTCTTCTTACATTTGGAATTTTGAATATAATCAAAAATTGGCCGAGCGAGTTAAATCAAAATATCCGAATTGTCTGGTGGTGTTCGGCGGCCACCAGGTTCCGTTTGAGTCAGAGAATTTTTTTATAAACCGTAAATTTATAGACATACTGGTCCATGGCGACGGCGAAGTGCCTTTTTCAGAAATTCTAGTAACTTATTTATCCGATGATAAAAATTTTTCTCGTATAAATAATTTGAGCATAAACGTTAACGGCAATACCATGCGTACGGAAATAAAAAAAGGGGACATTGATATTAATAAAATTCCATCGCCATACTTGACTGGCGTATTTGATAAAATTGTCCAATCATCGCCGTATTCTTTTACGGCCAGTTTGGAGACCAACCGGGGGTGTCCGTATGGCTGTGCTTATTGTGATTGGGGTTCACCGTTGATGAATTGTAAACGGATCCTGCCTTTTGACGAGCAAAGAGTCAAAGACGAAATTGAATGGTTTGGTAAAAATAAAGTGGAGTTTGTGTTTGGCTGTGATTCCAATTTTGGCATTCTGCCCAGAGATACCGGTTTTATAAAAAAATTCATTGAGATAAAAAATAAATACGGTTTTCCGCAAAAATTTCGCACTTCCTACGCCAAAAACAGCAATCGAACCATTTTTGAAATGAACAAGGAGCTTAATAAAAACAAGATGTGTAAAGGCGTAACTTTGTCTTTTCAGAGTTTAAATCCGCGCACCCTTGAAGCCGTCGGCCGTATCAACATGCGCATAGATAATTTTAAAGAGCTGTTGCAGCAATATAACAATGAAGGCATCCCCACTTACACGGAGATTATTTTGGGTCTGCCCAATGAAACCTATGATTCATATTGCCAGGGCCTGGATATTTTGCTTGAAAACGGCCAACACAGCTCCATCAATGTTTATAATTGCGAAATTTTTCCCAATTCAATCATGGGTGATAAAAAATATCAGGAGCTTTACGGCATTAAAGGCGTCAGCATTCCGGCCTGCCTGCCTCATTCTATGCCTGACCCTAAGGTTGTTCCGGAGTATGACGAAATTGTCATCGCCACCGCAACCATGCCGGTGGCGGACTGGAAAAAGGCCAGTATTTTTTCCTGGGCGATTCAGTGCTTTCATTGTTTGGGCCTAATGCAATTTGTAGCTATATTTGCCCATAATGAATGTCAGATTTCTTACACGCATTTTTATCAGGATTTGATTAGTTACGCGGAGAACAATCCCAATTCAATCCTGGGCCGCGAACTGAAATTTATTTCGGCGATTATTGACGGTGTGACCCAAGGAAAAAGCTGGGAATTTGTGATTGCCAAATTCGGCGAAGTCACCTGGACAATAGAAGAAGGGTCGTTTTTAAATTTTATTAGTGATAAAGCCGCATTTTATAATGAGTTAAAAAATTATTTACTGTCTTATTTTAAAAACATCCCGGCCGATAAGATCGCCGATTTGATAAATTATACTGGTCAAATGGTGATTGATCCGTATTGTCAGAAAACTATGGCATTGGAATTAAATTATGATTTTAATAAATATTTTAATGAATTTTATAAAGGTACGGACAAGCCGGAATTAATAAAAGTTAAAAATAAACTTATCTTTTCTGATATCCAAGAATTTGGCGGCAATTTACCGGATTACGCCAGAGAAATAATCTGGTATGGCCGTAAAGGCGGAAAATTTTTTCATAATCAGGAAAAAATTAAAAAAGAATATTTATGA
- a CDS encoding glycosyltransferase: MNTVTAHCLVKNEENFVYYTIKSVIDFVDRVIVFDTGSTDKTVELIQKLMAEYPGKIIFEEKGPADGNRHTLLRQEMIERTKTDWFMILDGDEIWTKKAMAEATKAIALDGSLECLIAPFYLCVGDIYHVYAGKRSITILGKTDFHYPRFIKIAPGLHWQGVYNQDTLLDKDNKEFCQKENSRFMTNRYWHVTHLRRSSTDDNDYSSGGNRRAKRRLTFFVIGAKINEPVPEVFGNANIYRMNFITSFVNFIALIFHKLL, encoded by the coding sequence ATGAACACTGTTACCGCCCATTGCCTGGTTAAAAATGAAGAAAATTTTGTTTATTACACCATCAAATCCGTGATTGATTTTGTTGACCGCGTGATTGTTTTTGATACCGGTTCAACCGACAAGACCGTGGAATTAATTCAGAAGCTAATGGCCGAGTATCCGGGTAAAATTATTTTTGAGGAAAAGGGTCCGGCTGACGGGAACAGACATACCCTTTTGCGACAGGAAATGATTGAGCGAACTAAGACGGACTGGTTTATGATTTTAGACGGCGACGAAATTTGGACAAAAAAGGCAATGGCCGAAGCAACGAAAGCCATCGCCCTAGACGGAAGTTTAGAGTGTCTGATCGCGCCTTTTTATTTATGCGTCGGAGATATTTATCATGTCTATGCCGGCAAGCGGAGTATAACCATTTTGGGCAAAACCGATTTTCATTATCCCAGGTTTATTAAGATCGCACCCGGCTTGCACTGGCAGGGCGTTTATAACCAGGATACTTTGTTGGATAAAGATAATAAAGAATTTTGTCAAAAAGAAAACAGTCGTTTTATGACCAACCGATACTGGCACGTGACCCATTTGCGTCGGTCTTCCACCGATGATAATGACTACAGCTCCGGCGGCAACCGAAGAGCTAAGCGGAGGTTGACATTTTTTGTAATTGGAGCTAAAATCAACGAGCCAGTTCCGGAAGTGTTTGGAAATGCCAATATTTATAGAATGAATTTTATCACGTCATTTGTAAATTTTATAGCGCTAATTTTTCATAAATTGCTATGA
- a CDS encoding DegT/DnrJ/EryC1/StrS family aminotransferase, with translation MIKLIKSTFYHEDETKKAVADFILKSAVLSMGKECAAFEEKFSKKQGRRHSVFVSSGSMANLVLLQSLLNLGHLRKGDKIALSSLTWATNVMPVIELGLEPIILDCELKNLNVSEDILEKAFSKYDFRAVFLTNVLGFCANLDKIQKFCADKKIILLEDNCESLGSKLGQKQLGNFGLASTFSSFVGHHFSTVEGGMICIDDEELFEMILLVRAHGWDRNLSAGSQAKLRKENKIDDFYARYTFYDLAYNARPTEIQGFIGQIQLDFWDEIVEKRSKNFKRFQVAAAANKDILPLGVSHLDLVSNFAMPVIFKTEELFRAYKDKFEKAEVEIRPIIAGNIARQPFFKKYVKTEFDCPNADLIHKNGFYFGNNPEMTSGEVEFLCDLL, from the coding sequence ATGATTAAACTAATAAAATCAACTTTTTATCACGAAGATGAAACCAAAAAAGCGGTCGCGGATTTTATCCTAAAGTCCGCTGTTTTAAGCATGGGCAAGGAGTGCGCGGCTTTTGAAGAAAAATTTTCCAAAAAACAAGGCCGGCGACATAGCGTATTTGTCAGTAGCGGCAGTATGGCCAATCTTGTTCTGCTGCAGTCCTTGCTTAATCTCGGCCATCTGCGCAAGGGGGATAAAATCGCGCTTTCTTCTTTAACCTGGGCCACCAACGTGATGCCGGTTATTGAACTGGGGCTTGAGCCGATTATTCTGGATTGTGAACTTAAAAATTTAAATGTGTCCGAAGACATCTTGGAAAAAGCTTTCAGTAAGTACGATTTTAGGGCTGTGTTTTTGACCAATGTCTTGGGTTTTTGCGCGAACTTGGATAAGATACAAAAATTTTGTGCGGATAAAAAAATTATTTTATTGGAAGACAACTGTGAATCATTGGGGTCAAAACTGGGCCAAAAGCAGTTGGGAAACTTCGGCCTGGCCTCAACCTTCTCCAGTTTTGTCGGCCATCATTTTTCAACTGTTGAGGGCGGAATGATCTGCATCGATGATGAAGAGTTGTTTGAAATGATTTTACTGGTTCGCGCTCATGGCTGGGACAGAAATTTATCCGCCGGTTCACAGGCAAAACTAAGAAAAGAAAATAAGATTGATGATTTTTACGCGCGCTATACTTTTTACGACTTGGCCTATAATGCCCGTCCGACCGAAATTCAAGGATTCATCGGCCAAATACAGCTTGACTTCTGGGATGAGATCGTGGAAAAAAGAAGCAAAAATTTTAAAAGATTTCAGGTCGCTGCCGCGGCCAATAAAGATATTCTGCCTTTGGGTGTATCTCATCTGGATTTGGTTTCCAATTTTGCCATGCCGGTTATCTTTAAAACCGAAGAATTGTTTAGAGCATATAAAGATAAATTTGAAAAAGCGGAGGTTGAAATCAGGCCGATCATCGCCGGCAATATTGCCAGACAGCCCTTTTTCAAAAAGTATGTCAAAACCGAGTTTGATTGTCCAAACGCCGACCTGATTCATAAAAACGGTTTTTATTTTGGTAACAATCCGGAGATGACTAGTGGAGAGGTTGAGTTTTTGTGCGATTTATTATGA
- a CDS encoding glycosyltransferase family 2 protein: MDEIFAPKISIITIVRNDVAHIEKTILSVLNQTYKNVEYIIIDGGSTDGTLEIIKKYEKDIAVLVSEPDDGLYYALNKAVSFVTGDWVEILTSGDYLYNHTVLADIFAGKKIDADGVYGSAVGYVNGRMARIEAHEDVNKEAWKGMKLIFETLFVKAEIIKKYKFDTRYKVSGDGDFVLKCIASGYKFIKINVVVFETGAQGYSAKHWLIARKENWLISRKYFPGLKTDLYNLQGLVYFVVFRFFKNVLSAIGVYDFLKKYYRRWFGNKRMREKYHYIVVDDNNKHL; encoded by the coding sequence ATGGACGAAATTTTTGCACCCAAAATAAGTATTATTACGATAGTCAGAAATGATGTTGCTCATATAGAGAAAACGATTTTAAGCGTCTTAAATCAGACCTATAAAAATGTTGAGTATATTATTATTGACGGCGGGTCCACTGACGGTACTTTGGAAATCATTAAAAAATACGAGAAAGACATTGCCGTGTTAGTCAGCGAACCTGATGACGGACTGTATTATGCTTTAAATAAAGCGGTATCTTTTGTCACCGGGGACTGGGTGGAAATTTTAACTTCCGGTGATTACCTTTATAATCATACCGTATTGGCAGATATATTCGCCGGAAAAAAAATAGATGCCGATGGAGTATATGGGAGCGCGGTGGGCTATGTTAATGGGCGCATGGCCAGGATTGAAGCCCACGAAGATGTTAATAAAGAGGCCTGGAAGGGGATGAAATTGATTTTTGAAACGCTTTTTGTAAAAGCGGAAATAATAAAAAAATATAAATTTGACACCCGTTATAAGGTCTCTGGCGACGGTGATTTTGTTCTGAAATGCATAGCCAGTGGTTACAAATTTATAAAAATTAACGTGGTTGTGTTTGAAACCGGTGCTCAAGGATATTCAGCCAAACATTGGCTGATCGCCAGGAAAGAGAATTGGCTTATTTCGAGAAAGTATTTCCCGGGCCTGAAAACGGACCTTTATAATTTGCAAGGATTGGTATATTTTGTAGTGTTTCGTTTTTTTAAAAATGTTTTATCCGCCATCGGTGTTTATGATTTTTTAAAAAAATATTATCGGCGTTGGTTTGGCAATAAAAGAATGCGTGAAAAATATCACTATATAGTAGTTGATGATAATAATAAGCATTTATGA
- a CDS encoding class I SAM-dependent methyltransferase, which produces MVLHCTICGNEENNKMHEAREMMFGFRDKFNYLECGRCGCLSLINVPANLSRYYPDNYYSFTEVAYKHNPFKIFLKKQLIKFRVYKQNNLLGKFLSKFYPDNEEFYQWFEKIKLPLTAHVLDAGCGSGNLLLKLRKSGFINVEGIDPFIAKDIHYPGGVTISKKSLDQVTGQYDLIIFNHSFEHMPDPEGVLKKTLALLQKGGCALVRVPVAGTYAWKTYGVNWVQLDAPRHLFLHTISSMKLLSERVGFNRMDYVFDSRDFQFWGSEQYLKDIPLRDPRSYAELYDESLFSKQQMKEFAEKAEELNKANDGDAATFYLFKD; this is translated from the coding sequence ATGGTTCTGCATTGCACAATCTGCGGTAATGAAGAGAACAATAAGATGCATGAGGCCCGGGAGATGATGTTCGGGTTCAGGGATAAATTCAATTATCTGGAATGCGGTCGGTGCGGATGTTTGAGTTTGATTAATGTTCCCGCGAATTTGTCCAGGTATTATCCGGATAATTATTATTCATTCACTGAAGTCGCCTATAAACATAATCCGTTTAAAATTTTTCTAAAAAAACAATTGATTAAGTTTCGGGTTTATAAACAAAATAATCTTTTGGGAAAATTTTTAAGCAAATTTTATCCGGATAACGAGGAATTTTACCAGTGGTTTGAGAAAATAAAACTCCCCTTGACCGCCCATGTGCTGGACGCGGGCTGCGGGTCGGGAAATTTGTTATTGAAATTGCGCAAATCCGGTTTTATCAACGTGGAGGGCATAGATCCGTTCATTGCCAAAGACATTCATTATCCGGGAGGCGTCACGATAAGTAAAAAATCTCTGGACCAGGTGACCGGCCAGTATGATTTGATAATTTTTAACCACTCGTTTGAACATATGCCCGATCCGGAAGGGGTGTTAAAGAAAACGTTGGCTCTGCTTCAAAAAGGCGGTTGCGCGCTGGTGCGGGTTCCGGTGGCCGGCACCTATGCCTGGAAGACCTATGGAGTTAATTGGGTTCAGCTGGACGCGCCCAGGCATTTATTCCTGCACACTATATCCAGTATGAAATTACTTAGCGAGCGTGTCGGTTTTAATCGTATGGATTACGTGTTTGACTCCCGCGATTTTCAATTTTGGGGGAGCGAGCAATATTTAAAAGACATCCCTTTGCGCGATCCAAGGTCATACGCCGAATTATACGATGAATCATTATTTTCCAAACAGCAGATGAAAGAATTTGCGGAAAAAGCCGAAGAATTAAACAAGGCCAACGATGGCGACGCGGCTACGTTTTATCTATTTAAAGATTAA
- a CDS encoding GDP-L-fucose synthase, whose translation MPKNAKIYIAGHTGLAGSTITRALTTQGYKNLILRTHKELDLLDQKSVADFFKKEKPEYVFLAAAKVGGIMANIESPAQFIYENLEIQNNVIHQSYLNKVKKLLFLGSSCVYPRLCPQPMKEEYLLTGLLEPTNEGYALAKIAGIKMCEMYNRQYDTNFIAIMPPNLYGENDHFDLNSSHVLQSLLRKFHEAKIQKHDKVELWGTGQARREFLHTDDMANAAVFVMNNFDPSKEQNEKGEMFLNVGSESDCSIAELAELIKGVVGFSGNITWDKSKPDGMPQKLLDAGKIHRLGWHHKIELEDGLLTTYKSFKEEYKV comes from the coding sequence ATGCCAAAAAATGCAAAAATTTATATTGCCGGCCATACCGGATTGGCCGGATCCACGATTACGCGCGCTTTAACAACACAAGGATACAAAAATTTGATTTTGCGGACCCATAAAGAGCTGGACCTCCTGGATCAGAAATCAGTGGCCGATTTTTTTAAAAAAGAAAAACCGGAATATGTTTTTCTGGCGGCCGCCAAAGTCGGAGGGATCATGGCCAATATTGAATCACCGGCACAATTTATTTATGAAAATTTAGAGATTCAAAATAATGTTATCCACCAGTCATATTTAAATAAAGTTAAAAAATTATTATTTTTGGGCTCTTCCTGCGTGTACCCCCGCCTTTGTCCCCAGCCGATGAAGGAAGAGTATTTGCTTACCGGGTTATTGGAGCCGACCAATGAGGGCTATGCGCTTGCCAAAATTGCCGGAATTAAAATGTGTGAAATGTATAACCGGCAGTACGATACAAATTTTATTGCCATCATGCCTCCTAATCTTTACGGAGAAAACGACCACTTTGATTTAAACAGTAGTCATGTTTTGCAATCATTGTTGCGCAAATTTCATGAAGCAAAAATTCAAAAACACGATAAGGTGGAATTGTGGGGGACAGGGCAGGCGCGTCGGGAATTTCTTCATACCGACGACATGGCCAATGCGGCTGTTTTTGTGATGAATAATTTTGATCCGAGCAAAGAGCAAAATGAGAAAGGCGAGATGTTTCTAAACGTCGGTTCGGAGAGTGATTGTTCAATTGCGGAGCTGGCAGAATTAATAAAAGGCGTCGTTGGTTTTTCCGGCAACATCACGTGGGATAAGAGCAAGCCCGACGGCATGCCGCAAAAATTGCTGGACGCCGGTAAAATTCACCGGCTGGGCTGGCATCACAAAATTGAACTGGAGGATGGCCTCTTAACTACATACAAATCCTTTAAAGAAGAGTATAAGGTATGA
- the rfbH gene encoding lipopolysaccharide biosynthesis protein RfbH yields the protein MEESLQKALEEAYRAKFSAKKFIPGQSPVPVSGKVFDAQEILSMTEAVLDGWWTEGRFTDLFEAKIGKWLGINHVSVVNSGSSANLLALSALKSAKLEDKGLKDGDEVIAVAAGFPVTVNPIIQNNLVPVFVDIDLGSYNANVEEIKKAIGPKTRAIMIAHTMGNPCDLDAIVKLCQENNLWFIEDNCDALGSKFGGKYTGTFGHISTCSFYPAHHITMGEGGAVFTNDDVLNRAVRSMRDWGRDCWCKTGNDNTCGMRFDWQLGELPFGYDHKYIYSEIGYNLKATDIQAALGVAQLEKLDGFIQKRKDNFQYLYEGLKQFEKYFILPVWHEKADPSWFGFLLTVKEDAPFKRAELVQFLQDQQIATRYLFAGNLTKQPYFIDNKVKYRTVGDLKNTDLVMNNTFWIGCYPGLSKEMLDFIINSFAEFLTNRE from the coding sequence ATGGAAGAAAGTTTGCAAAAAGCTCTAGAAGAGGCGTATAGAGCCAAGTTTTCAGCCAAAAAATTCATTCCCGGGCAGTCGCCCGTGCCGGTATCAGGCAAGGTTTTTGATGCTCAAGAAATTTTATCAATGACTGAAGCGGTTTTGGATGGCTGGTGGACAGAAGGCCGTTTTACTGATTTGTTTGAGGCAAAAATTGGAAAATGGCTGGGAATTAATCATGTCAGTGTGGTCAACTCCGGCTCTTCAGCCAATTTATTGGCTTTGTCGGCTTTGAAATCTGCCAAGCTGGAGGATAAAGGACTAAAAGATGGGGACGAGGTGATTGCGGTCGCGGCCGGATTTCCGGTTACTGTTAATCCAATTATTCAAAATAATTTGGTGCCGGTTTTTGTTGATATAGATTTGGGAAGCTATAATGCGAATGTTGAAGAAATTAAAAAGGCGATTGGCCCGAAGACCCGAGCTATAATGATTGCTCACACCATGGGGAACCCATGTGACTTAGATGCCATAGTAAAACTTTGTCAGGAAAATAATTTGTGGTTTATTGAAGATAATTGCGACGCTCTGGGTTCAAAATTTGGCGGTAAATATACCGGCACTTTCGGCCATATCTCAACCTGCAGTTTTTATCCGGCCCATCACATCACCATGGGCGAGGGGGGGGCGGTTTTTACTAATGACGATGTTTTAAACCGAGCGGTCAGATCAATGCGCGATTGGGGACGGGACTGCTGGTGCAAAACCGGCAATGATAACACCTGCGGTATGAGGTTTGATTGGCAGCTGGGGGAATTGCCGTTTGGTTATGATCATAAATATATTTATTCCGAAATCGGTTATAATTTAAAAGCCACTGACATCCAGGCCGCTTTAGGTGTGGCTCAATTGGAAAAACTGGACGGTTTTATCCAAAAACGCAAAGACAATTTTCAGTATTTGTATGAGGGCTTAAAACAATTTGAGAAATATTTTATTTTGCCGGTGTGGCACGAAAAAGCAGACCCGAGCTGGTTTGGCTTTTTACTGACAGTCAAAGAAGACGCGCCGTTTAAGCGCGCCGAACTGGTCCAGTTTTTGCAGGACCAGCAAATTGCGACGCGATATTTATTCGCCGGCAACTTAACCAAACAGCCGTATTTTATTGACAATAAAGTTAAGTATCGGACAGTGGGGGATTTAAAAAATACTGATCTGGTCATGAATAATACTTTTTGGATCGGCTGTTATCCGGGGCTCAGCAAGGAAATGCTGGATTTTATTATAAATAGTTTTGCGGAGTTTTTAACTAATCGTGAGTAG
- the gmd gene encoding GDP-mannose 4,6-dehydratase, with protein MKKAFITGLTGQDGSYLAEFLLGKGYEVHGIIRRSSSFNTGRIDHIFQEKHEKDARLKIYYGDLTDGSNINRILEKVQPDEIYNLGAQSHVRVSFELPEYTCDTVGLGTLRVLDAVRESGLKVKFYQAGSSEMFGKVKETPQTETTPFYPRSPYGCAKVFAHNLAVNYRESYGMFICNGILFNHESPRRGGTFVTKKIVHGFAQIKAGKQNKIYLGNLEARRDWGYAKEYVEAMWLMLQEPQPDDYVVATGEAHSVREFTEETARYFGFDLKWEGSGLEEKGIDKTTGQVLVEIDPEYFRPAEVELLLGDPSKAKRVLGWEAKVKFKELVKIMVEAELN; from the coding sequence ATGAAAAAAGCTTTTATCACTGGTTTGACCGGGCAAGACGGTTCTTATCTTGCTGAATTTTTATTAGGCAAGGGCTATGAAGTCCACGGCATCATCAGGCGTTCAAGCAGTTTTAATACCGGCCGCATTGATCATATTTTTCAGGAGAAACATGAGAAAGACGCCAGATTGAAAATATATTACGGAGATTTGACCGATGGGAGTAATATCAACAGAATTTTAGAAAAGGTTCAGCCGGATGAAATCTATAATTTGGGAGCACAGAGCCATGTGCGCGTCAGTTTTGAACTTCCGGAATATACCTGCGATACGGTCGGCCTGGGCACTCTGCGGGTTTTAGACGCGGTGCGGGAAAGCGGTCTGAAGGTTAAATTTTATCAGGCCGGGTCATCGGAAATGTTTGGTAAAGTTAAGGAAACCCCCCAAACCGAAACCACTCCATTTTATCCCCGGAGTCCATACGGCTGCGCCAAAGTTTTTGCCCATAATCTGGCGGTTAATTATCGCGAATCCTACGGAATGTTTATTTGTAATGGTATTTTATTCAACCATGAATCGCCCCGGCGCGGCGGCACGTTTGTGACTAAAAAGATTGTTCACGGCTTCGCGCAAATTAAGGCCGGTAAGCAGAATAAAATTTATTTGGGTAATTTGGAAGCCAGGCGCGACTGGGGTTATGCCAAAGAGTATGTGGAAGCAATGTGGCTGATGCTCCAAGAGCCCCAGCCCGATGATTATGTGGTTGCCACCGGCGAAGCCCATAGCGTCAGAGAGTTTACTGAAGAAACCGCGCGCTATTTTGGCTTTGATTTGAAATGGGAAGGCAGCGGCTTGGAAGAAAAGGGAATAGATAAAACCACCGGCCAGGTTTTGGTTGAGATTGATCCTGAATATTTCCGTCCAGCCGAAGTTGAATTATTGTTGGGTGATCCGTCAAAAGCCAAACGGGTACTGGGTTGGGAAGCCAAAGTTAAATTTAAAGAACTGGTTAAGATAATGGTCGAAGCGGAATTGAATTAA
- a CDS encoding oligosaccharide flippase family protein, which produces MQIMERLKLIVRKKALHQTGYVMTGSLINGLSLFVLNIALARSLNQELFGIFSLAVAALSVVAEMSDFGLNAGLLRFAPYYIATDQTDKLKQLVKTIWRWRVTLTWVLTLGGLIFAYPIAKYVYGQIKVGPYLTYASLGIGGVILLGFLATFLQAKQRFLYNASVQSLKGFLRLAVALALLAFGVKNVFAYLSVYIFIPWILFIVNFKVLPKNFRKVEIDQEVKQKLNSQLARFSFWLTITSLVAIFSSRVDQIMISHYLGLVEVAVFTVAWQLLQFFPIISGSISSVLMPKISSLKNKIELVAFVRRAFKWVLVGTIGIAILVYPSQFLIGLFFGQKYDAAMPLYVILSYSTLLNVLAIPFSLVITVFNKTHISTIFIFAQLLVNVVGNFIFIPRYGIMGAAYTFAFSSVMLFLWNLVWALYLLKKKDFNIA; this is translated from the coding sequence ATGCAAATCATGGAGCGGTTAAAATTGATAGTCAGAAAAAAAGCCCTGCATCAGACCGGCTATGTGATGACCGGTTCGCTGATAAACGGGCTGTCTTTATTTGTGCTTAATATAGCTTTGGCAAGATCTTTAAATCAGGAGCTTTTTGGAATTTTTTCCCTTGCGGTTGCGGCGCTAAGCGTAGTCGCGGAAATGTCTGACTTTGGATTAAACGCCGGGCTCTTAAGATTTGCGCCATATTATATAGCGACGGACCAGACAGACAAGTTAAAACAACTGGTTAAAACAATTTGGCGCTGGCGAGTGACACTGACCTGGGTGCTTACCCTTGGCGGATTAATTTTTGCGTATCCGATAGCTAAATATGTATATGGTCAAATTAAGGTTGGTCCTTATCTGACCTATGCTTCTCTGGGTATCGGTGGTGTGATTTTGTTGGGTTTTTTGGCAACTTTTTTACAGGCCAAGCAAAGATTTTTATATAATGCCTCTGTGCAATCGCTCAAAGGTTTTTTACGTTTGGCCGTAGCCCTAGCACTTTTAGCTTTCGGCGTGAAGAATGTTTTTGCGTATCTGTCAGTTTATATTTTTATTCCCTGGATTTTGTTTATTGTAAACTTTAAAGTTTTACCGAAAAATTTTAGAAAAGTGGAGATTGACCAAGAGGTTAAACAAAAATTAAATTCACAATTAGCTCGGTTTAGCTTTTGGCTCACCATTACTTCGTTAGTAGCTATTTTTTCCAGCCGGGTTGATCAAATTATGATCAGTCATTATCTAGGGTTGGTGGAGGTGGCAGTTTTCACCGTTGCCTGGCAATTGCTCCAGTTTTTTCCGATCATTTCCGGTTCCATTTCTTCTGTTTTGATGCCCAAAATTAGCAGTTTAAAAAATAAAATAGAACTGGTCGCTTTTGTTAGAAGAGCATTTAAGTGGGTGCTGGTTGGGACAATAGGAATCGCAATTTTGGTATACCCGTCTCAGTTTTTAATCGGTTTATTTTTTGGGCAGAAATATGATGCGGCCATGCCGCTTTATGTTATATTATCTTATAGCACTCTGCTCAATGTTTTGGCCATTCCCTTTTCTCTTGTCATTACTGTTTTTAATAAAACCCACATCTCAACCATTTTCATTTTTGCGCAACTATTAGTCAATGTGGTTGGCAATTTTATTTTCATTCCTCGGTATGGGATTATGGGGGCGGCTTATACGTTTGCCTTTAGCAGTGTCATGCTGTTTTTGTGGAATTTAGTGTGGGCTTTATATTTATTAAAGAAAAAAGATTTTAATATCGCATAA